From Vogesella sp. XCS3, the proteins below share one genomic window:
- the astB gene encoding N-succinylarginine dihydrolase, whose product MSQAFEVNFDGLVGPTHNYSGLSFGNVASTGNQRAASNPKLAAKQGLAKMKALHDLGFKQGVLAPHERPDVASLRQLGFGGTDAQVIARAAKEAPAILAAATSASCMWTANAATVSPSGDTADGRVHFTPANLNNKFHRSIEHPTTRRILQAMFADESRFAVHASLPAQMHFGDEGAANHTRFCHEYDGAGVEFFVFGASAFDTRYPKPARFPARQTLEACHAVARLHGLKEEGVVYAQQDPDTIDAGVFHNDVISVGNRNVLFHHEKSFLHQQDVLDELARKLAAVGGQFVPIEVPQAEVTVEEAVKSYLFNSQLLSRADGKMIIVVPEECRNIERVWAYLQKLVHSGGPIAEIRVFDLKQSMQNGGGPACLRLRVALSASEIAAVNPNVMMSEQLFGTLNAWVDRHYRDRLAPEDLADPQLLVECRTALDELTGILGLGMVYPFQLT is encoded by the coding sequence ATGAGCCAAGCCTTTGAAGTGAACTTTGACGGCCTGGTAGGCCCGACGCACAACTACAGCGGTCTGTCGTTCGGCAATGTGGCCTCTACCGGCAACCAGCGTGCGGCGTCCAACCCCAAGCTGGCGGCCAAGCAGGGCCTGGCCAAGATGAAAGCGCTGCACGACCTGGGCTTCAAGCAGGGCGTACTCGCCCCGCACGAGCGCCCGGATGTGGCCAGCCTGCGCCAGCTGGGCTTTGGCGGTACTGATGCGCAGGTGATTGCCCGTGCCGCCAAGGAAGCCCCTGCCATTCTGGCTGCGGCTACGTCGGCTTCGTGCATGTGGACAGCCAACGCCGCCACGGTCAGCCCCTCGGGCGATACCGCCGACGGGCGTGTGCACTTTACCCCGGCCAACCTGAACAACAAGTTTCACCGCTCCATCGAGCACCCCACCACGCGCCGCATCCTGCAAGCCATGTTTGCCGATGAAAGCCGTTTTGCCGTGCACGCGTCGCTGCCGGCGCAGATGCACTTTGGCGACGAAGGTGCGGCCAACCATACGCGCTTCTGCCACGAGTACGACGGGGCAGGGGTGGAGTTCTTCGTGTTTGGTGCTTCGGCATTCGATACGCGCTACCCGAAACCGGCGCGTTTCCCGGCGCGCCAAACGCTGGAGGCCTGCCACGCGGTGGCACGCCTGCACGGCCTGAAAGAAGAGGGCGTGGTGTACGCCCAGCAAGACCCTGACACCATCGACGCTGGCGTATTCCACAATGACGTGATTTCGGTGGGCAACCGCAATGTGCTGTTCCATCACGAGAAGTCCTTCCTGCATCAGCAGGACGTGCTGGACGAGCTGGCTCGCAAGTTGGCCGCAGTGGGCGGGCAGTTTGTCCCCATTGAGGTGCCGCAGGCCGAGGTGACGGTAGAGGAGGCGGTGAAGAGCTACCTGTTCAATAGCCAGCTGCTGTCGCGCGCCGATGGCAAGATGATCATTGTGGTGCCGGAAGAGTGCCGCAATATCGAGCGCGTCTGGGCTTATTTGCAGAAACTGGTGCATAGCGGTGGGCCGATTGCCGAAATCCGCGTGTTCGACCTCAAGCAAAGCATGCAAAACGGCGGTGGCCCGGCGTGCCTGCGCCTGCGCGTGGCGCTGTCTGCCAGCGAGATTGCAGCGGTAAACCCGAATGTGATGATGAGCGAGCAGCTGTTTGGCACGCTTAATGCTTGGGTAGACCGGCATTATCGCGACCGCCTGGCACCCGAGGATCTGGCTGATCCACAGCTGCTGGTGGAGTGTCGTACTGCACTGGATGAGCTCACCGGCATTCTGGGGCTTGGCATGGTTTACCCGTTCCAGCTGACCTGA
- a CDS encoding branched-chain amino acid ABC transporter permease has translation MDIFLQQILNGLVLGSIYALIALGYTMVYGIMGLINFAHGEVVMFGAMVTITVISLLTGAGVALPGPVLVLIGLLVAIPACMLLGFVIERVAYRPLRNAPKLAPLITAIGLSIVLQQAAILIWGRNYIPFPPILDHETIDVFGATITQLQVGIVVLCLALMVGLLVVVEKTKLGRAMRATSQNPAVAGLMGVNVNTIISATFVIGSALGAIAGVMVATNYDQAHYYMGFMIGLKAFTAAVLGGIGNLGGAVAGGILLGIIESLGAGYIGDLTGGFLGSHYQDIFAFMVLIAVLIFRPSGLLGEKMADRA, from the coding sequence GTGGACATTTTTCTGCAACAGATCCTGAATGGACTTGTGCTGGGCAGTATTTATGCCCTTATCGCACTTGGCTATACCATGGTGTACGGGATCATGGGCCTCATCAACTTTGCTCACGGCGAAGTAGTGATGTTTGGCGCTATGGTTACCATCACCGTTATTTCCCTGCTGACTGGTGCAGGCGTGGCTTTGCCAGGCCCTGTGCTGGTGCTCATCGGCCTCTTGGTTGCGATTCCGGCGTGTATGTTGCTGGGCTTCGTGATCGAACGTGTGGCGTATCGCCCGCTGCGTAATGCACCCAAACTGGCGCCGCTGATTACCGCGATCGGCCTGTCCATCGTGCTGCAGCAAGCTGCCATCCTGATCTGGGGTCGTAACTACATCCCGTTCCCGCCAATTCTTGACCACGAAACCATCGACGTATTCGGTGCCACCATCACCCAGCTGCAAGTCGGCATTGTGGTGCTGTGCCTGGCGCTGATGGTAGGCCTGCTGGTGGTGGTTGAAAAAACCAAGCTGGGCCGCGCCATGCGTGCTACCAGCCAGAACCCGGCTGTGGCCGGCCTGATGGGCGTGAACGTTAACACCATCATTTCCGCTACCTTCGTTATCGGCTCGGCACTGGGTGCCATTGCCGGTGTGATGGTGGCCACCAACTACGATCAGGCTCACTACTACATGGGCTTCATGATCGGCCTGAAAGCGTTTACTGCGGCGGTGCTGGGTGGTATCGGCAACCTGGGTGGCGCGGTAGCCGGCGGTATCCTGCTGGGTATCATCGAGAGTCTGGGTGCCGGTTATATCGGTGACCTGACCGGTGGTTTCCTGGGCTCGCACTATCAGGACATCTTTGCCTTCATGGTGCTGATTGCGGTGCTGATTTTCCGTCCTTCTGGCCTGCTGGGCGAGAAGATGGCCGATCGCGCTTAA
- a CDS encoding ABC transporter ATP-binding protein, whose product MTMNANKKLGVFIASAIVLAVLPFVVGSTLGNSWVRTIDFALLYVMLALGLNIVVGFAGLLDLGFIAFYAVGAYTFALLGSPHFDIHLPFYISIPLGALCAALFGLLLGTPVLKLKGDYLAIVTLGFGEIIRIFMNNLNAPINITNGPQGINLIDPIQIGGFSMGKTIDVAGFALNPVHMYYYLFLILTVGVVIMAYRLQYSRIGRAWVAMREDQIAASAMGLNIRNIKLLAFALGALSGGVAGGLFASFQGFISPESFGLLESIMILAMVVLGGMGHIPGVILGAVVLTIAPEILRDVIGPLQMHTFGRMIVDPENARMLLFGLAMVIMMLTRPEGMWPSKRRKAEFEDAKKG is encoded by the coding sequence ATGACTATGAATGCCAACAAAAAACTCGGCGTATTCATTGCCTCGGCCATCGTGCTGGCAGTGTTGCCCTTCGTGGTGGGTAGCACCCTGGGTAATTCCTGGGTACGTACCATCGACTTTGCCTTGCTGTACGTGATGCTGGCCCTGGGCCTGAACATCGTGGTGGGCTTTGCCGGCCTGCTGGACCTGGGGTTTATCGCCTTCTACGCTGTGGGTGCTTACACCTTCGCGCTGCTGGGTTCGCCGCACTTCGACATTCACCTGCCGTTCTACATCAGCATCCCGCTGGGTGCCCTGTGCGCTGCCTTGTTCGGCCTGCTGCTGGGTACACCGGTACTGAAGCTGAAGGGCGACTATCTGGCCATCGTGACCCTGGGTTTCGGCGAGATCATCCGTATCTTCATGAACAACCTGAACGCGCCGATCAACATCACCAACGGCCCGCAGGGTATCAACCTGATCGACCCGATCCAGATCGGTGGCTTCTCCATGGGTAAAACCATCGACGTAGCCGGCTTTGCGCTGAACCCGGTACACATGTACTACTACCTGTTCCTGATCCTCACCGTGGGTGTGGTGATCATGGCCTACCGCCTGCAGTACTCGCGTATCGGCCGTGCCTGGGTAGCCATGCGCGAAGACCAGATTGCCGCTTCGGCCATGGGCCTGAACATCCGCAATATCAAACTGCTGGCTTTTGCCCTGGGCGCTTTGTCCGGTGGTGTGGCAGGTGGTCTGTTTGCTTCGTTCCAGGGCTTCATCTCGCCGGAATCCTTCGGCTTGCTGGAATCCATCATGATTCTGGCCATGGTAGTACTGGGTGGCATGGGTCATATCCCTGGCGTCATCCTGGGTGCTGTCGTGCTGACCATTGCGCCGGAAATCCTGCGTGATGTGATTGGCCCGCTGCAAATGCACACGTTCGGCCGGATGATTGTTGACCCGGAAAACGCACGTATGCTGCTGTTCGGTCTGGCCATGGTAATCATGATGCTGACCCGCCCAGAAGGCATGTGGCCGTCCAAGCGCCGCAAAGCCGAGTTTGAAGATGCCAAGAAAGGTTAA
- a CDS encoding ABC transporter ATP-binding protein, translated as MAEVLLKIEGIHKRFGGLHALNNVALHINKGEIYGLIGPNGAGKTTMFNVLTGLYTPDEGTFTFDGKDLFRAPPHIVVAGGIARTFQNIRLFHEMTALENVMVGRHIRSKAGALGAILRTKAAREEEAAIEAKAWELLKYVGIDDVAHERARNLSYGHQRRLEIARALATEPKLLALDEPAAGMNPKETEDLKTLMEKIRNDGVTVLLIEHDVKLMMGLCDRIAVLDYGKKIAEGVPEVVRKDPKVIEAYLGAAHS; from the coding sequence ATGGCTGAAGTTCTGCTGAAAATCGAAGGCATCCACAAACGCTTTGGCGGCCTTCATGCCCTGAATAATGTTGCCCTGCACATTAACAAAGGCGAAATCTACGGTCTGATCGGCCCGAACGGTGCCGGTAAAACCACCATGTTCAACGTGCTGACCGGCCTGTACACCCCGGACGAAGGTACCTTTACCTTTGACGGCAAAGACCTGTTCCGTGCCCCTCCGCACATCGTGGTAGCCGGTGGTATTGCCCGTACCTTCCAGAATATCCGTCTGTTCCACGAAATGACGGCGCTGGAAAACGTGATGGTTGGCCGCCACATCCGCTCCAAAGCGGGTGCGCTGGGTGCCATCCTGCGTACCAAGGCTGCGCGTGAGGAAGAAGCGGCCATCGAGGCCAAGGCCTGGGAGCTGCTGAAGTACGTAGGTATCGACGATGTGGCGCACGAGCGTGCCCGCAACCTGTCGTACGGCCACCAGCGCCGCCTGGAAATCGCCCGTGCGCTGGCCACCGAGCCCAAGCTGCTGGCGCTGGACGAGCCGGCAGCCGGTATGAACCCGAAAGAAACCGAAGACCTGAAGACGCTGATGGAGAAGATCCGCAACGACGGTGTCACCGTTCTGCTGATCGAACACGACGTGAAGCTGATGATGGGCCTGTGCGACCGTATTGCCGTGCTCGACTACGGCAAGAAAATCGCCGAAGGCGTGCCGGAAGTGGTGCGCAAGGATCCTAAAGTCATTGAAGCTTACCTTGGAGCGGCACACTCATGA
- a CDS encoding ABC transporter ATP-binding protein, which translates to MSLLEVKNLQVSYGGIQAVRGIDFHINQGELVTLIGANGAGKTTTLKTLVGMVKKSGGSIHFDGKETDNIASFNFVRNGLVMVPEGRGIFGKLTVEENLQMGGYHRNDKDGIQRDIERGYELFPRLKERQKQLAGTLSGGEQQMVAMARAIISQPKLLLLDEPSMGLAPLIVEKIFEIIQMVAKEGVTMLLVEQNAKLALEVSQRGYVMESGRITMSGPAQELLADERVRNAYLGE; encoded by the coding sequence ATGAGTCTCTTGGAAGTCAAAAACCTGCAAGTGTCCTACGGCGGTATCCAGGCCGTACGTGGCATCGATTTTCACATCAACCAGGGCGAGCTGGTCACGCTGATCGGTGCTAACGGCGCCGGCAAGACCACCACGCTGAAGACCTTGGTGGGCATGGTGAAAAAGTCCGGTGGCTCCATCCATTTCGATGGCAAGGAAACCGACAACATCGCCTCTTTCAACTTTGTGCGTAATGGCCTGGTGATGGTGCCGGAAGGTCGCGGCATCTTTGGCAAGCTGACGGTGGAAGAAAACCTGCAAATGGGTGGCTACCATCGTAACGACAAAGACGGCATCCAGCGTGATATCGAGCGTGGCTACGAGCTGTTCCCGCGCCTGAAAGAGCGCCAGAAGCAGCTGGCCGGTACCCTGTCCGGTGGCGAGCAGCAGATGGTAGCGATGGCGCGTGCCATCATCTCCCAGCCCAAGCTGCTGCTGCTGGACGAGCCGTCCATGGGCCTGGCGCCGCTGATCGTGGAAAAGATCTTCGAGATCATCCAGATGGTGGCCAAGGAAGGCGTGACCATGCTGCTGGTAGAGCAGAACGCCAAGCTGGCGCTGGAAGTGTCGCAGCGTGGCTACGTGATGGAAAGCGGCCGCATCACCATGAGCGGCCCGGCGCAAGAGCTGCTGGCCGACGAGCGTGTGCGTAACGCCTACCTGGGCGAGTAA
- a CDS encoding YdcF family protein translates to MTAQTDSMVLLHLLLGSLMLPPLNYLLLALAGWLLQRRRPKLGRSLVLFAGLSAYLLSLPVTAMWLNSWLERYPPLSLAQARTAQAIVVLGGGVKPAPEYAANVLTGAANQRLQYGAWLARQTGLPILVSGGAPLGGEPEAAVMARVLLQSYGLSVRWQEGASRTTLENARYSQALLAKDGIQRVVLVTQAWHMPRALPFFTAQGLQVLPASTGYSRYDGQGLVHWLPSGTALQECHQALRELVGMLYYTIRQQLGS, encoded by the coding sequence ATGACCGCACAAACCGATAGCATGGTGCTGTTGCACCTGCTGCTGGGCTCGCTGATGCTGCCCCCGCTCAATTACCTGCTACTGGCGCTAGCCGGCTGGCTGCTGCAGCGCCGCCGTCCAAAGCTGGGGCGCAGCCTGGTGCTGTTTGCCGGCCTGTCGGCTTATCTGCTTAGTTTGCCGGTGACCGCCATGTGGCTGAACAGCTGGCTGGAACGCTACCCGCCATTGTCGCTGGCGCAAGCGCGCACGGCGCAGGCCATCGTAGTGCTGGGTGGGGGCGTGAAGCCGGCGCCAGAGTATGCGGCCAACGTGCTGACGGGCGCGGCCAACCAGCGCCTGCAATACGGGGCGTGGCTGGCGCGCCAGACCGGCTTGCCGATACTGGTCAGTGGCGGCGCACCGCTGGGCGGGGAGCCGGAGGCCGCAGTCATGGCGCGGGTACTGCTGCAGAGCTATGGCTTGAGCGTGCGCTGGCAAGAAGGCGCATCGCGCACCACGCTGGAAAACGCCCGCTATAGCCAGGCGTTGCTAGCCAAAGACGGCATACAGCGTGTCGTGCTGGTCACGCAGGCCTGGCATATGCCCAGGGCGCTGCCATTTTTCACCGCACAAGGCCTGCAGGTATTGCCCGCCTCTACCGGCTATAGCCGCTACGACGGGCAGGGTCTGGTGCACTGGCTGCCTAGCGGGACGGCATTGCAAGAATGCCACCAGGCGCTGCGCGAGCTTGTTGGAATGTTGTACTATACAATTCGTCAACAATTAGGAAGCTAG
- a CDS encoding molybdopterin-binding protein — MKTGALIIGDELLSGKRQDKHMQSLIRMLAARGMKLAWAEYLGDDPARIEAALRRAFASGDLVFSFGGIGATPDDHTRACAAAALGEPLAVHPEARALIEGRFGDEAYPHRIHMGTFPASASIIPNPVNQIPGFSCGHVHFVPGFPNMAWPMVEWVLDTHYRQLFSDSPDIERGCIALDAREGDLISLMQDFVARYPALRLSSLPSFGNERIAQMHIEFGFSGQPALVDIALSEWQKALQAKGYTVQPKA; from the coding sequence ATGAAAACCGGTGCACTGATTATTGGGGACGAGCTGCTGTCCGGCAAACGCCAGGACAAGCATATGCAGTCGCTGATCCGTATGTTGGCCGCACGCGGCATGAAACTGGCGTGGGCAGAATACCTGGGCGATGACCCGGCGCGTATCGAAGCTGCGTTGCGTCGTGCCTTTGCCAGTGGCGACCTGGTGTTCAGCTTTGGCGGTATCGGTGCCACGCCGGACGACCACACCCGCGCTTGCGCCGCCGCCGCGCTGGGCGAGCCGTTGGCCGTGCACCCCGAAGCGCGCGCCTTGATAGAAGGGCGCTTTGGCGACGAAGCCTACCCGCACCGCATCCACATGGGTACCTTTCCAGCCAGTGCCAGTATTATCCCCAACCCCGTGAACCAGATTCCCGGCTTCAGCTGTGGCCATGTGCACTTTGTGCCGGGCTTCCCCAATATGGCCTGGCCTATGGTGGAGTGGGTGTTGGATACGCACTACCGCCAGCTGTTCAGCGATAGCCCGGACATAGAGCGCGGCTGTATTGCGCTGGATGCGCGCGAGGGTGACCTGATCAGCCTGATGCAGGACTTTGTCGCCCGCTACCCGGCGCTGCGCCTGTCCAGCCTGCCCAGCTTCGGCAACGAGCGCATCGCCCAGATGCACATCGAGTTCGGTTTTAGCGGCCAGCCTGCGCTGGTGGATATCGCGCTAAGCGAATGGCAAAAGGCGCTGCAGGCCAAAGGCTATACCGTGCAGCCCAAGGCCTGA
- the rsgA gene encoding ribosome small subunit-dependent GTPase A, which translates to MFTFDFSRLAAIGLTPVLLQNLLQQARCDGSLFRVSAVHRDAVLLHDGEQERRGRLASSQWQTLQAEDGLAVGDWVLAACDPAGDWWLQQRLAPVNALLRRNSHGQRQRIASNIDTALLVMGLDGDFNLRRLERFVSMVQAADITPVIVLSKADQCADPQASMQAVRQRLPAAMTVLALNGTDATSCGQLAPWLGQGQTLIVLGSSGVGKSTLSNTLLGEACQQTGAVRADDSRGRHTTTARSLHRLPGGACLIDTPGVRTLQPDLDEAALADSFDDIARLAKQCQFRDCQHQHEPGCAVRPVVDADRLHNYFKLLREARRGEESLLQRKAQQAVWKQRSKAMRQKQKLLRD; encoded by the coding sequence ATGTTCACATTCGATTTTTCCCGTCTGGCCGCCATTGGCCTGACGCCAGTTTTACTGCAAAACCTGTTACAGCAAGCACGGTGCGACGGCAGCCTGTTTCGTGTAAGCGCGGTGCACCGCGATGCCGTCTTGCTGCACGATGGCGAGCAAGAGCGCCGTGGCCGGCTAGCCAGTAGCCAGTGGCAAACCCTGCAGGCCGAAGATGGCCTGGCCGTGGGCGACTGGGTGCTGGCTGCCTGCGACCCCGCCGGCGACTGGTGGCTACAACAGCGCCTGGCACCTGTTAACGCGCTACTGCGGCGTAATAGCCACGGCCAGCGCCAGCGCATTGCCAGCAATATTGATACCGCACTGCTGGTGATGGGGCTGGATGGCGATTTCAATCTGCGCCGGCTGGAGCGCTTTGTCAGTATGGTGCAGGCGGCCGATATTACGCCGGTGATCGTGTTGAGCAAGGCCGACCAGTGTGCCGACCCGCAAGCCAGCATGCAGGCAGTACGCCAGCGCCTGCCTGCCGCCATGACAGTGCTGGCGCTAAATGGCACCGATGCGACAAGCTGCGGCCAACTTGCCCCGTGGCTGGGGCAGGGGCAGACGCTGATTGTGCTGGGCAGCTCGGGTGTGGGTAAATCCACGCTCAGCAATACCTTGCTGGGGGAGGCCTGCCAGCAAACCGGCGCGGTGCGGGCTGACGATAGCCGCGGCCGCCACACCACCACAGCGCGTAGCCTGCACCGGCTGCCAGGCGGTGCCTGCCTGATCGACACCCCAGGTGTGCGCACCTTGCAACCAGACCTGGACGAGGCGGCACTGGCAGACAGCTTTGACGATATCGCTCGTCTGGCAAAACAGTGCCAGTTTCGCGATTGCCAGCATCAGCACGAGCCGGGTTGTGCCGTGCGCCCAGTGGTAGACGCCGACCGTTTGCACAATTATTTCAAGCTATTGCGCGAGGCGCGCCGTGGCGAGGAAAGCTTGCTGCAACGCAAGGCGCAGCAGGCAGTGTGGAAACAGCGCAGCAAGGCCATGCGGCAAAAGCAGAAGCTGCTGCGTGATTGA
- a CDS encoding DEAD/DEAH box helicase — protein MSELTFAALGLAEPLLRAVADTGYTTPTPIQAQAIPQVLLGGDLLAAAQTGTGKTAGFTLPLLHRLMDAPAKQKGRPRALVLTPTRELAAQVEESVREYGKYLPLKSMVMFGGVGINPQIAALRKPVDILVATPGRLLDHAGQKTVDLSGVEILVLDEADRMLDMGFIHDIKKVLALLPQQRQNLLFSATFSNEIKTLADKLLNQPKLVEVARPNQTNAQITQKVHLVDRDRKTELLISMIKGGDWHQVLVFTRTKHGANRLAEKLEKAGIASMAIHGNKSQGARTKALAGFKDGSLPVLVATDIAARGLDIEELPHVVNYELPNVPEDYVHRIGRTGRAGCVGEAISLVCVDELGFLRDIEKLTKQTVERFTIPGFEADPNAEPQAIEIGLGRYIHGALTPTSTPKGGSSGNNRRGGQGGRQGQGGKPRQAKPAQREGGEAQEKRAPRAAKPAGEQAAQGARKQGGQNGEARRNNNGGKPRSDNQQQPRAAGDKPRQPRQEKPRKPQGEPNGNFFHDDGPRQPTLTMHELSMGTLTGRKPPRQQNAGMQQQPRGQGQGGARQGQGGKPRQQQAALFSAPKRKP, from the coding sequence ATGTCCGAACTGACTTTTGCTGCACTGGGTCTGGCCGAGCCGCTACTGCGCGCCGTGGCCGACACCGGTTACACCACCCCCACCCCGATTCAGGCGCAAGCCATTCCCCAGGTATTGCTGGGTGGCGACCTGCTGGCCGCAGCCCAGACCGGTACCGGTAAAACCGCCGGTTTCACCCTGCCGCTGCTGCACCGCCTGATGGACGCCCCGGCCAAACAGAAAGGCCGCCCGCGCGCGCTGGTGCTGACCCCTACCCGTGAACTGGCGGCTCAGGTTGAAGAATCCGTACGCGAGTACGGCAAATACCTGCCGCTGAAATCCATGGTGATGTTCGGTGGCGTGGGTATCAACCCGCAGATTGCCGCGCTGCGCAAGCCGGTAGATATCCTGGTAGCCACACCGGGCCGCCTGCTGGACCACGCCGGCCAGAAAACCGTCGATTTGTCCGGCGTAGAAATCCTGGTACTGGACGAAGCCGACCGCATGCTGGACATGGGCTTTATCCACGACATCAAGAAAGTACTGGCCCTGCTGCCGCAGCAACGCCAGAACCTGCTGTTCTCCGCCACCTTCTCCAACGAGATCAAGACCCTGGCCGACAAGCTGCTGAACCAGCCCAAGCTGGTAGAAGTAGCACGCCCGAACCAGACCAACGCCCAGATCACCCAAAAGGTGCACCTGGTAGACCGCGACCGTAAAACCGAGCTGCTGATCAGCATGATCAAAGGCGGTGACTGGCACCAGGTACTGGTGTTCACCCGCACCAAGCACGGCGCCAACCGCCTGGCCGAGAAGCTGGAAAAAGCCGGCATCGCCAGCATGGCCATCCACGGCAACAAGAGCCAGGGTGCGCGCACCAAGGCGCTGGCCGGCTTCAAGGACGGCAGCCTGCCGGTACTGGTGGCTACCGATATCGCCGCCCGCGGCCTGGATATCGAAGAGCTGCCGCACGTGGTGAACTACGAGCTGCCCAATGTGCCGGAAGACTACGTACACCGCATTGGCCGTACCGGCCGTGCCGGCTGCGTGGGCGAAGCCATTTCGCTGGTATGCGTAGACGAGCTGGGCTTCCTGCGCGATATCGAGAAGCTGACCAAGCAAACCGTCGAGCGTTTCACCATCCCGGGCTTTGAAGCCGACCCGAATGCCGAGCCACAAGCTATCGAAATCGGCCTGGGTCGCTATATTCACGGCGCACTCACCCCGACCAGCACGCCAAAAGGTGGCAGCAGCGGTAACAACCGCCGCGGCGGCCAGGGCGGTCGCCAGGGCCAGGGTGGCAAACCGCGCCAGGCCAAACCGGCCCAGCGTGAAGGCGGCGAAGCGCAGGAAAAACGCGCACCACGCGCGGCCAAACCGGCCGGCGAACAAGCCGCGCAGGGTGCACGCAAGCAGGGCGGCCAGAACGGCGAGGCCCGCCGCAACAACAACGGCGGCAAGCCACGCAGCGACAACCAGCAACAGCCCAGAGCCGCCGGTGACAAGCCACGCCAGCCGCGCCAGGAGAAACCCCGCAAACCGCAAGGCGAGCCGAACGGTAACTTCTTCCACGACGACGGCCCACGCCAGCCTACGCTGACCATGCACGAGCTGAGCATGGGTACGCTCACCGGCCGCAAGCCACCACGCCAGCAAAACGCCGGCATGCAGCAACAACCACGTGGCCAAGGTCAAGGTGGTGCACGCCAGGGCCAAGGCGGCAAGCCGCGCCAGCAGCAGGCTGCGCTGTTCAGCGCGCCCAAGCGCAAGCCCTGA
- the mmsB gene encoding 3-hydroxyisobutyrate dehydrogenase has protein sequence MTHIAFIGLGNMGGPMAANLVKAGYTVNGFDLSATALEQFADAGGRPADSVQQAVDGAEVVVSMLPAGQHVESLYLGADGLFARLPAGTLVIDCSTIAAHTARGVAEAAASTGLRFLDAPVSGGTAGAAAGTLTFMIGGDAANVEAARPLLASMGKNLFHAGAAGAGQTAKVCNNMLLGILMAGTAEALALGVQNGLDPAVLSQIMGNSSGSNWVLDRYNPWPGVMDSAPASRGYSGGFMSELMLKDLRLASETASQSQAANPMGSQAQQLFEQHVAAGNGKLDFSSIVQHFQQH, from the coding sequence ATGACGCATATCGCATTTATCGGCCTGGGCAATATGGGCGGCCCGATGGCGGCCAACCTGGTGAAAGCGGGCTACACCGTAAATGGTTTCGACTTGTCCGCCACCGCGCTGGAACAGTTCGCCGACGCCGGTGGCCGCCCTGCCGACAGCGTACAGCAGGCCGTGGACGGCGCCGAAGTCGTGGTATCGATGCTGCCCGCCGGCCAGCACGTAGAAAGCCTGTACCTGGGCGCAGACGGCCTGTTTGCCCGCCTGCCAGCCGGCACGCTGGTGATCGACTGCAGCACCATCGCCGCCCATACTGCGCGTGGCGTAGCCGAGGCTGCCGCCAGCACCGGGCTGCGCTTTCTGGACGCGCCGGTATCCGGCGGCACCGCCGGCGCCGCTGCCGGCACCCTCACCTTCATGATCGGCGGCGATGCGGCCAACGTAGAAGCCGCACGGCCACTGCTGGCCAGCATGGGCAAGAACCTGTTCCATGCCGGCGCTGCCGGTGCCGGCCAGACCGCCAAGGTGTGCAACAACATGCTGCTGGGCATCCTGATGGCCGGCACCGCCGAAGCGCTGGCGCTGGGCGTGCAAAACGGGCTGGACCCGGCCGTGCTGTCGCAGATCATGGGCAACAGTTCTGGCAGCAACTGGGTATTGGACCGCTACAACCCGTGGCCCGGCGTGATGGACAGCGCCCCCGCCAGCCGTGGCTATAGCGGCGGCTTCATGAGCGAGCTGATGCTGAAAGACCTGCGCCTGGCTAGCGAAACCGCCAGCCAAAGCCAGGCGGCCAACCCCATGGGCAGCCAAGCGCAACAGCTGTTTGAGCAGCACGTGGCCGCCGGCAACGGCAAGCTGGACTTCTCCAGCATCGTGCAGCATTTCCAGCAGCACTAA